The genomic segment GTAATGAACAATCGTTGTCCAACATTCGTAGGCAGATTAACCAGAAATTCCTTGGTAGCCAAGGCTCTAATACGACTAGTGAAATTGTACGAAGCAACTCTATCAGTTATATTAGGAAGCAATATTGGCATTATTGGAACATTTGATGAAGAGGGTTCGATGGTTTTGTTGGAGATATTTTTACTATCATCATGGTGATAACGAAGAATGGCAGAGGTAGTAGAGGTATCGATGGAGACATTCGAGTCAGAAAATGGTCTAGAAAAGATGTAGTAGAGAGTGGGTTTTGAGTGGTTTTTGGTGGTGAGTAAAATGTCCATGGTTTGGCCTGGGGATATCATTATGTAGTCTGTGGTAATGGGCTTGATGTAAGCTGCGTCTTGAGCCACCACTGTGAGATTATGCTGTGCTATGGCTAAGAACATTTCTTCGTTCATTACTGCGTTCACTACTCGAAGAAGGTACCTCCTTTTTGGTTTCACTACCAGGTTGTATATTGTTTCTACAAAATGATATGATGAGACCATGTTGTTAGTaactaaaattatataaaaaaagataTGGTAGAGGTATTGGGTTCGAGATTTCTACATTGTTTAAGGTAATATTATTAGTGCTTATTATGGCTTGATCTCCACATACATAACCAAAAAAagtaatttatatatgtatatatatatatatattgaatttaatTGATGCATGCATGTAACATAAAATTTCTGCTCAATTATAAGTTATATACCATTGGTGCAATTATATAAAGGTCCAGGCCAGCCATTGATGGTGAAAGCATCTGATATATTTGGGTCTGATCCGGTTGCCATGGCACTCTCAATAATTTCATTCACGTCTCCATTGAACCATGAGGCtgcaatacatatatataaaacacataaatttGGAATTTTATTAGATACATTTTTTCGCCAAcgtaagaaatatatatatatatatatataaatatatacacataCCGAGTACGACTGTTTTCTGTGCATGAGGTTGAGGAAATGGGTATGTTTTCCCTAATGGAGGCAAAATAATAATGGGGCCATGAACAGTGGCACGTGACCAATCACTATGAGCATGCCACCATAAAGTTCCTTCTTCTGTTGAAAATATAACCTCATAAGTAAAGCTTTTCCCAGGTTGGATTGGACATTGCGTTATGTTTTCAGGTCCATCTGACCATGGATTTCTTGGTTGTTTTACTCCATgcctacaaatatatatatatgttaattacTATGAGTTATAAGCACAAACACACACGTACCCTTtacttaaaatataattaagaatAAACAGTGATTAACATAAGCTTATTAGCGAGGAGAAAACAACATAAATTCTCTCAAGAACATTTCATTCATTGAGCTATATATTACAGCATTAATTATTTCATTACATGATGAATTATTATCTCATAAACTTATTATAACATAAAAGTAGGAAAAGATAGCAGTAGTTTATTACCAGTGAATAGTGATGCCATAGTTTCCTTTGTTATGAACAGTAATGAAAGCCGTTTGGCCCTTCCGAACTCGAATGGTTGGGCCTGGGAACATGCCATTTACAGTCAACATTTTTTTTGTTGTACATAATCTCCTAAATTTCTTCTCTTCAACCTGCAAATCAATTA from the Humulus lupulus chromosome X, drHumLupu1.1, whole genome shotgun sequence genome contains:
- the LOC133803283 gene encoding laccase-14-like, with translation MEPMRKVRLILIFIWIFFLDGLLIMADHSIHSNYTFVVEEKKFRRLCTTKKMLTVNGMFPGPTIRVRKGQTAFITVHNKGNYGITIHWHGVKQPRNPWSDGPENITQCPIQPGKSFTYEVIFSTEEGTLWWHAHSDWSRATVHGPIIILPPLGKTYPFPQPHAQKTVVLASWFNGDVNEIIESAMATGSDPNISDAFTINGWPGPLYNCTNETIYNLVVKPKRRYLLRVVNAVMNEEMFLAIAQHNLTVVAQDAAYIKPITTDYIMISPGQTMDILLTTKNHSKPTLYYIFSRPFSDSNVSIDTSTTSAILRYHHDDSKNISNKTIEPSSSNVPIMPILLPNITDRVASYNFTSRIRALATKEFLVNLPTNVGQRLFITVSINTIICPNSSCEGPDGNRIAASLNNVSFQTPSIDILQAYYRSLSGVYSSDFPARPPYIFNFTGDVGNNTLHPSIGTKVKMVEYGETIEIIFQGTNVIAAENHPMHLHGFSVYKVGNGYGNFDHKTSPKTYNLLDPPVLNTFGVPKNGWVAVRFFAQNPGVWFLHCHLERHASWGMSAVLIVKNGPTKETSIREPPPNMPICS